GTACCTGCACCAATATCTACTAAGGCCAAATTTAATTTTCTCATTGTCGGAGGTATTAAGACATTAATAGCAGCAATTGGCTCTAACGTTAATGCAGATATCTCTAAATCAGCACGCTCAAGGGCAGCCTGTAACGAGTCAACAACTACCCGGGGTAGGAAGGTTGCTATTACGTCAATTTTTGCTTGTTCACCATATTGATCTATGATACTAGCGATTGGACTACCGTCAATTGCATATTCAACAATACTGTATCCGACACAGTGATACTTTGTTTTGTCGACGCCTTCGTTTTCTTTGACTAACATTTTCTGAGCCTGTTGTACTGCCTCAAGTTCAAAAGCAATAACTTCATCACGACTTGTAAAAGGTTTGTCTTTAATCGAATGCGTTAGTGTAGTTCTGACTGTTTTCAGAGACCTACCGGCAGCAGCTACGGCAGCATGTGTTAATTGAATGCTGTGTTCATCTTCGATTTTTTGTTTAATAGCTTTGATAATACTTGCGACCTTAAGTACGTCATGAATTTGGCCGTCAAGCATGGAACGCTCCTGGTGTTCAAATACCTCACAGCTTGCAATGTTAAGCTTGTCCCCTTCTGGATAAGCTAGGATTCCTACTATACTACGGGTTCCAATATCTAGGGCAAAGATTGGTGCTGGCTGTTGCATTACATAGTCACCTCAAATTCTGATTGTAATACATCTATTTATGTAGAATCATATCGAAAAAAGCAAAATATAACAATGCATCTTGCATAATTTTTTTTTGCGTGATATAATTCAAAAAATTATAAAGAATACTTAGTTCTAATGGACTAAAGATTAATACTTTGCTTTGATGGAGACTAGTAAATAGTTAATCATCTACCAGGGAATAGACGCCAGCGACTGGAAGCGTCTTAGATGGAGAGACTGTAGAATTCACTCCAGAGCTAACGACTGAATTATATTTCATACAGTAGGTCGAACGCAGCCCAGCGTTATGGGAATCAAGTGATTACTAATTTAGTAGTAACACGGGTGGTACCGCGGAATTCAAACCTATGTTTCGTCCCGATTTTGGGCGAAGCATGGGTTTTTTTAATATTCAAAAACATATAAGAAAATATAAAAAGCTGGAGGGATCACTATGACAAACACAAGCAATGGATTAGAAAGATTTGTTAGAAACTGCTTACATGATTTAAAACCTTATATTCCGGGCAAGCCTATTGATGAGGTGAAAAGGGAGCTAGGTTTAGATCGCGTTATTAAATTAGCGTCCAATGAAAATCCGATAGGTGCTTCTGCGGCATCTAAGGAAGCTACTAGAAAGCTTCTAGACCAAAGTCATATATATCCTGATGGCAACTGTTTTGAACTAAAGCAGGCGATAGTAAAAAACCTGCAGGTGTCTATGGATCAGCTGATAATTGGTAATGGCTCTGATGAGATTATAAAGCTTTTAGCGGAAGCGTTTTTAAATCAGGGTGACGAAGTAATCGCGCCAACCCCGTCTTTTTCGGAGTATTGGTTTGCTGCTACGGTAATGAATGCTTATGTTACAGGGGTTCCGTTGAAGGATGATTTTACCTATGACATAGATGCAATGATTCAAGCTGTTACGCCGAAAACAAAAATGATTTTCCTATGCAGCCCTAACAATCCGACAGGTACGTACTTATCGAAGACTGAATTAGAAACAATTTTGAACAATATACCTTCAGATATCGTTGTCGTAATGGATGAGGCGTATTATGAGTACGCAACTGCAGATGACTTTGCAACTGGTATTGATTATATAAATAGTCACCGAGTAGTGGTGCTTAGAACCTTCTCGAAAGCTTATGGCTTAGCAGCCTATCGTGTTGGATTTGGTATTGCCAGTAAAGAACTGATTCACTATATAAACCGTGTGCGAGAGCCATTTAATGTTAATAGCTTTGCACAGGTTGCCGCAACAGCAGCAATAGCAGACCAAAAACATGTAGAGGATAGCAGGGACATAGTTGAAGAAGGGAAAAAGCTTTTATATAATGCCTTTGAAGAGCTAGGCTTACCGTATGTACCTACACAAGGAAATTTTGTTTTTGTAGATACTAAGAAAGACTCAAAGGATGTATTCACGAAGCTTTTACACAGAGGTGTAATAGTACGCTCTGGAGACATTTTTGGTCAGCCGACATATATTCGAGTAACCTTCGGTACGGCTGAGGAGAATGAAATATTTATTAACGAACTTAAGGAAGTATTAGCAGAATTGTAAAATTGCTAAAAGCTAAAAGCTAAAAGCTAAAAGCTAAAAGCTAAAAGCTAAAAGCTAAAAGCTAAAAGCTAAAAGCTAAAAAATTTGGAGGGATTTATATGACAGCAGAAAGATTAAAGGAACTACGTGGTCAATTAGATGATATCAACATAGAGCTATTAGATTTAATAACAAAAAGGGCAGAAATTGTAGCGGAAATTGGTAAGGTAAAGGCTAAAATCGGTACAAAGCGATTTGACCCTGTACGTGAGAGTCAAATGCTTGAAGAGCTTGTAAGTAGAAATAATGGGCCATTCTCAGATGATACAATCCGCCACTTATTTAAGCAAATCTTCAAAGCATCATTAGACTTACAAAAAACAGATCAACAAAAGGAATTATTAGTAAGTCGTAAAATTAAAACAACGGATACAGTTATAGATATTAAAGGGCTGAAGATTGGGGCTAACAATAAAGTCATCATAGCTGGACCTTGTGCGGTAGAAACTTATGAGCAGACATACGCTGCTGCTGAGAATCTAAAGAAACAGGGCGTACGTATGCTGCGCGGCGGTGCCTTTAAACCAAGAACATCACCGTATGATTTCCAGGGTCTTGGAGAAGAAGGTTTGCAAATTTTACGTAAGGTAGCAGATGAGCTTGACTTAATCGTTGTTAGTGAAATTGTAAGTCCTTATGACATGGAAGCAGCTCACAAATATATCGATGTAATTCAGATTGGTGCTCGTAACATGCAAAACTTTGAACTACTTAAAGTCGCAGGAGAAGCAAGTATACCAATTATTCTTAAGCGTGGATTAGCCGCTACCTTAGATGAATTTATGTTTGCTGCTGAGTATGTAGTATCCCATGGTAACAGTAATGTTATCCTTTGCGAGCGCGGTATTAGAACGTACGAACGTGCAACGAGAAACACATTAGATATTTCGGCGGTTCCAATACTTAAACAAGAAAGCCATTTGCCAGTTATTGTTGATGTAAGTCACTCAACAGGACGTAAGGATATTGTAATTCCGACGGCTAAGGCATCATTAGCAGCAGGCGCTGATGGTATTATGGTTGAGCATCATCCAAATCCACCAGTAGCATTATGTGATGCAGCACAGCAATTAAATCCTGCAGAATTTGAACAGTTATGTGAAGCGTTAAAGCCGTTTCTAAGCTAAATTAGCAAAAAAAAGCAAATTCTATACGAAGTTGCCATTCACTGTCTAAAATGTTACGATGGATGCATATCATTGTATACGGAGGCAGATAGCAATTGATTACCAATGAGAAAATTGAACGTATTAACGAACTAGCTAGGAAATCTAAGGAATTTGGACTTAGCCGCGATGAGAAGAATGAACAGTTAATGTTGAGACAAGAGTACATTCAATCTGTGCGCCGATCATTAAAATCAAATCTTGATCAAATACGATTTGTAGATTAGTTATGATTTGTAGATTAGTTATTAAGGAAGAAGTGATATCAATAGATATTGCTTCTTTTTTTCGATTAATGGCGCGTATAGCTGTGGTGGTGCCAAGTTTTGTTTTGTATGTTTTGTAGCTGGTGGGACATTTTATATATAGAAGGGGGTGTTTGATAATGGCTAAAGATGTACTTTGTGAAGTAAGTAACTGTAAATACTGGGCTCAGGGGAACAAGTGTGACGCTGATTCCATCTATGTCGTAAGTCAATCAGGTCAACAAGCTTCTTCTGAGAAAGAAACAGATTGTAAGACTTTTGAGACTACAATGTAATTATGCTGTTTTAACAAGTTTGTAGTTTTATTTTTCTAAAATGGGTACCTGTATATACACGATTTGTATACATACAGGTATCCATTTTACACTAAAAACTGATGGGGAGTGGGGACTATTGATTACTACAAGGCGACATTTTATTAAAGCAGCTATGTCGTTCGTTGTCATAGCATATATTGAACTTCTAACCACGTTACCAGCAAATAGGTATAAACCTTCAGAGGTGTTAGAAGAAGTCAGCACTGAACAACATTTAAATCCACAACAAAGATTATATGATTACGAGATGAACACATACATAAGTTCATTTGGTGAGATGAAGCATATATCTTGCGTTGATTGCTTTGAACTTAACGACTATTTACTACGGGACCTTGCTTAAAATAAAGGGTCTTATTTTTTTGGAATTTTTTAATCAAATATAAATTGTATTTGATACAAATTTTTATCATTGCCTATTGACAACAGGTATAAAAAGTATTTATAATAAACAAAACAACTAAATCATAGTAAAACTATCGGAATTACAATAATTAAAAATGAATGAGGTGGCTAAGGTGCTTACAATAAAAAAAGTATATAAGAGCTTTCCAGGTGAAAAAACTGACAACCTAGTCCTAGATGGAATTGATTTAGAAATTAAAACAGGGGAATTTGTTGCGTTATTAGGGCCATCTGGCTGCGGGAAGACGACGCTTATGAATATTGTAGCTGGACTAGAGCAGGCAAGCTCGGGCACTGTCACACTTCATGGCAAAGAGGTAACAAAGCCTGGTCCTGATCGCGGGGTAATTTTTCAAGAGTCTGGATTGTTCCCATGGATGACTGTAGAGCAGAATGTTGCTTTTCCGATGAAGCAGCAAAGTCGCTTTTCAAAAGAATATATCAAAAACTCAGTAGATCGCTATCTACGGATGGTGCATTTACATAAGTACCGTGATGCACTGCCCCATCAGCTTTCAGGAGGTATGAAGCAAAGAACGGCAATAGCTCGTACATTCGCTATGGAGCCAGAGGTACTGCTTATGGATGAACCATTTGCTGCACTTGATGAACAGACACGGATGATGCTCCATTACCAGTTGGGTAAAATCTGGCAGGAGAGTAAGAAAACAATCATTTTTGTTACTCACAATATCCGTGAAGCGTTAATCCTAGCGGATCGCATAATAGTTATGGCGACACAGCCAGGCAAGATTAAGAAGGAGTTTATTATTGAAGAAAGTAGACCAAGGGATTTCCAAAACGATATATTGCATTACCATGAGAAACAAATTTTCGATGCATTAGGTGAAGAGATAGATAAAGTTATGAAACAGGAAATGGGGGAGAGTATCTATGCTCAAAAGAATAGGATTCATGGTGATTCTGATTCTTATATGGGAGGGGCTATTTAGACTCGAACTATGGGAGCCATATATGTTCCCATCCCCATGGATGGTTACAGAAACACTATATAGAAATATAGCT
The sequence above is a segment of the Desulfuribacillus alkaliarsenatis genome. Coding sequences within it:
- the hisC gene encoding histidinol-phosphate transaminase, encoding MTNTSNGLERFVRNCLHDLKPYIPGKPIDEVKRELGLDRVIKLASNENPIGASAASKEATRKLLDQSHIYPDGNCFELKQAIVKNLQVSMDQLIIGNGSDEIIKLLAEAFLNQGDEVIAPTPSFSEYWFAATVMNAYVTGVPLKDDFTYDIDAMIQAVTPKTKMIFLCSPNNPTGTYLSKTELETILNNIPSDIVVVMDEAYYEYATADDFATGIDYINSHRVVVLRTFSKAYGLAAYRVGFGIASKELIHYINRVREPFNVNSFAQVAATAAIADQKHVEDSRDIVEEGKKLLYNAFEELGLPYVPTQGNFVFVDTKKDSKDVFTKLLHRGVIVRSGDIFGQPTYIRVTFGTAEENEIFINELKEVLAEL
- a CDS encoding bifunctional 3-deoxy-7-phosphoheptulonate synthase/chorismate mutase; translated protein: MTAERLKELRGQLDDINIELLDLITKRAEIVAEIGKVKAKIGTKRFDPVRESQMLEELVSRNNGPFSDDTIRHLFKQIFKASLDLQKTDQQKELLVSRKIKTTDTVIDIKGLKIGANNKVIIAGPCAVETYEQTYAAAENLKKQGVRMLRGGAFKPRTSPYDFQGLGEEGLQILRKVADELDLIVVSEIVSPYDMEAAHKYIDVIQIGARNMQNFELLKVAGEASIPIILKRGLAATLDEFMFAAEYVVSHGNSNVILCERGIRTYERATRNTLDISAVPILKQESHLPVIVDVSHSTGRKDIVIPTAKASLAAGADGIMVEHHPNPPVALCDAAQQLNPAEFEQLCEALKPFLS
- a CDS encoding DUF896 domain-containing protein: MITNEKIERINELARKSKEFGLSRDEKNEQLMLRQEYIQSVRRSLKSNLDQIRFVD
- a CDS encoding DUF1540 domain-containing protein, which produces MAKDVLCEVSNCKYWAQGNKCDADSIYVVSQSGQQASSEKETDCKTFETTM
- a CDS encoding ABC transporter ATP-binding protein, with protein sequence MLTIKKVYKSFPGEKTDNLVLDGIDLEIKTGEFVALLGPSGCGKTTLMNIVAGLEQASSGTVTLHGKEVTKPGPDRGVIFQESGLFPWMTVEQNVAFPMKQQSRFSKEYIKNSVDRYLRMVHLHKYRDALPHQLSGGMKQRTAIARTFAMEPEVLLMDEPFAALDEQTRMMLHYQLGKIWQESKKTIIFVTHNIREALILADRIIVMATQPGKIKKEFIIEESRPRDFQNDILHYHEKQIFDALGEEIDKVMKQEMGESIYAQKNRIHGDSDSYMGGAI